Proteins found in one Actinokineospora alba genomic segment:
- a CDS encoding DUF1707 SHOCT-like domain-containing protein, with protein sequence MAHEPQPEMRIGDAEREDGLRALGEHMAAGRLTVDEYGDRSAKVATARTRGELLSLFTDLPDPRPRFHAPPPAFAAPPPMPMPYLPSRPLGLRLSSALVPIAIVAGVFMAFRFGFFPFIVLPIIVAVLVNRSNNDWRRRHLGRGRR encoded by the coding sequence ATGGCCCACGAACCGCAGCCCGAGATGCGCATCGGCGACGCCGAGCGTGAGGACGGTCTGCGCGCACTGGGCGAGCACATGGCCGCCGGAAGACTGACCGTCGACGAATACGGCGACCGAAGCGCCAAGGTCGCCACAGCCCGCACTCGCGGCGAGCTGTTATCGCTCTTCACCGACCTCCCCGACCCGCGCCCAAGGTTCCACGCTCCCCCACCGGCTTTCGCCGCCCCACCACCGATGCCGATGCCCTACCTCCCCTCGCGCCCCCTTGGTCTCCGCCTCTCCTCCGCCCTGGTCCCCATCGCGATCGTCGCGGGCGTGTTCATGGCGTTCCGGTTCGGGTTCTTCCCCTTCATCGTGTTGCCCATCATCGTCGCCGTCCTCGTCAACCGGTCCAACAACGACTGGCGGCGCAGGCATCTCGGTCGGGGCAGGCGCTGA
- a CDS encoding HAD-IA family hydrolase: MLLLDLDGVLRGFHSFDDAEFGLAAGSVADAAFSPELLTPAITGLVSHDRWLATVARELSGGAVSMSTAAAAVAAWSRPGYVITAALALVRAARVRCRVALLTNATTRLPHDMALLGLDSEVDGVISSAETGARKPEPEAYLAALALLDATASATLFCDDSEDNVLAAQALGFAAAHVPDTDSLRTALSVHGLLG, translated from the coding sequence TTGCTGCTGCTCGACCTCGACGGGGTCCTGCGCGGGTTCCACTCCTTCGACGACGCCGAGTTCGGGCTCGCCGCCGGGTCCGTCGCCGACGCCGCGTTCTCCCCGGAGCTGTTGACCCCAGCCATCACCGGCCTGGTCAGCCACGACCGCTGGCTGGCCACGGTCGCGCGTGAACTCTCCGGCGGTGCGGTGTCCATGTCGACGGCCGCGGCGGCGGTGGCGGCCTGGTCGCGGCCGGGGTACGTGATCACGGCCGCGTTGGCGCTGGTCCGGGCCGCGCGCGTGCGATGCCGGGTCGCGTTGCTGACGAACGCCACCACCCGGCTCCCGCACGATATGGCCCTCCTCGGGCTCGACAGCGAGGTGGACGGGGTGATCTCGTCGGCCGAGACCGGGGCGCGCAAACCCGAACCCGAGGCCTACCTGGCCGCCCTGGCCCTGCTCGACGCGACGGCGAGCGCGACGTTGTTCTGCGATGACAGCGAGGACAATGTGCTGGCGGCACAGGCGCTCGGCTTCGCCGCGGCCCACGTGCCGGACACCGATTCGCTGCGCACCGCGCTGTCCGTGCATGGGTTGCTCGGCTGA
- a CDS encoding GNAT family N-acetyltransferase, translating to MVEINAGKYYLRALRADDRIDDRQTIIEAFTDPESRRWMSHVDISDLDRATAYITRRAQGWAEETRFSWAVAEPTTGDLLGEVLLKNVDFDNHTAEAGCWAHPSARGRGMTTEALGAVLRFGFGALGLREVFYKHHPDNLASRRVAEKLGFTVLSEDAESSVLVLRNA from the coding sequence ATGGTGGAGATCAACGCGGGCAAGTACTACCTGAGGGCCCTGCGCGCGGACGACCGGATCGATGACCGGCAAACCATCATCGAGGCCTTCACCGACCCGGAAAGCAGGCGCTGGATGTCGCACGTCGACATCTCCGACCTGGACCGGGCCACGGCGTACATCACCCGGCGCGCGCAGGGGTGGGCCGAGGAGACGCGGTTCTCCTGGGCCGTGGCCGAGCCGACGACTGGCGACCTGCTCGGCGAGGTGCTGCTCAAGAACGTCGACTTCGACAACCACACCGCCGAAGCGGGCTGCTGGGCGCACCCGTCGGCCCGGGGCCGCGGCATGACCACCGAGGCGCTCGGCGCGGTCCTGCGCTTCGGCTTCGGGGCGCTGGGACTGCGTGAGGTCTTCTACAAACACCACCCGGACAACCTGGCGTCGCGGCGGGTCGCCGAGAAGCTCGGCTTCACCGTGCTCTCCGAGGACGCCGAAAGCTCGGTCCTGGTGCTGCGTAACGCCTGA
- a CDS encoding PPE domain-containing protein: MTEQTKRWRGFTHEELYRLLHEGPGAQASADPGRRWAELASTLSDVGQDLATALDSSGATWVGRAAGRAYERLAPLAAWATAAGESAAEMRTAVENQGDYVAKARADMPVPQDLPQQQPDPTIAPAIQVVGAQTDPEPIEAAQSSGELRAFEVMAAYEEATAVNLTALSAFEQPAELLDSGRDRHSNRGQGIGLSAVVSTIASAVAGALPSVVDKPRGHHSPHVREVAGNQGVVLSGATLEAEPARRAVSPGISSGAAPMEAHPAIGAAPSPGPGSKPRDGRSSARATPAVPAAPTAIGDLAGTPAAAPMAGTGGTGAPVSPTGAAPTTADKPALRRFGTEALGSSQWFAETESTPSRDVSGRRRDLGSVEQVTESVVVDGEDHHLPPNVIGG, encoded by the coding sequence ATGACCGAGCAGACCAAGCGCTGGCGCGGCTTCACCCACGAAGAGCTCTACCGCCTCTTACACGAGGGTCCGGGCGCGCAGGCGTCGGCCGACCCGGGCCGCCGGTGGGCCGAGTTGGCGAGCACCCTGTCCGACGTCGGCCAGGACCTCGCCACGGCGCTCGACAGCTCCGGGGCGACCTGGGTGGGCCGGGCGGCGGGCCGGGCCTACGAGCGGCTCGCCCCACTGGCCGCCTGGGCGACCGCCGCCGGGGAGTCCGCGGCCGAGATGCGGACCGCGGTGGAGAACCAGGGTGACTACGTCGCCAAGGCGCGAGCCGACATGCCCGTGCCCCAGGACCTCCCCCAGCAGCAGCCGGACCCCACGATCGCACCCGCGATCCAGGTCGTCGGCGCGCAGACCGACCCGGAGCCCATCGAGGCCGCCCAGTCGAGCGGCGAGTTGCGGGCGTTCGAGGTGATGGCCGCCTACGAGGAGGCCACCGCGGTGAACCTGACCGCGTTGTCGGCGTTCGAGCAGCCCGCGGAGCTGCTCGACAGCGGTCGGGACCGGCACAGCAACCGCGGGCAGGGCATCGGCCTGTCCGCTGTCGTGTCGACGATCGCGTCGGCCGTCGCGGGCGCGCTGCCCTCGGTCGTCGACAAGCCGCGCGGGCACCACTCCCCGCATGTCCGCGAGGTGGCGGGCAACCAGGGTGTCGTCCTCTCGGGCGCGACGCTGGAAGCCGAGCCCGCCCGGCGAGCGGTGTCCCCGGGTATCTCGTCGGGGGCGGCGCCGATGGAGGCGCACCCGGCGATCGGAGCGGCTCCGAGTCCCGGTCCTGGTTCAAAGCCCCGGGACGGCCGCAGCTCGGCCCGAGCCACACCGGCGGTTCCCGCTGCCCCCACGGCAATCGGCGACCTCGCCGGGACGCCTGCCGCCGCGCCGATGGCGGGCACGGGCGGAACCGGCGCCCCGGTCTCACCCACGGGGGCCGCGCCGACGACCGCCGACAAGCCGGCGCTGCGGCGCTTCGGGACTGAGGCACTCGGGTCCAGCCAGTGGTTCGCCGAGACGGAGTCGACGCCGAGCCGGGATGTCTCCGGACGGCGGCGTGACCTTGGGTCGGTCGAGCAGGTGACCGAGTCGGTTGTGGTGGACGGGGAGGATCACCACCTGCCGCCCAACGTGATCGGCGGCTAG
- a CDS encoding alpha/beta hydrolase: MTEQTYFLSAGERCAAWVTLPATPGPHPVVVLVHGGGAVHDMKLPDYEAAFSAAGLAVVAFDYRHFGASEGEPRQLMSVRRQLQDVDAALAFVASRPELDSDRVALWGTSFGANHVLTAAARHPELAAAVVQCPIVRGRAVAFASGWRTIAALLWPIVSDLLRIITRRPRRYVSLAAKPGELGFVTVPGAYEGWHAVAPADSAFDNRIAAASALGVLVYDASRRAPDIGCPLLVCVSDNETLIDVSLVERVADQAPHGEMINYPADHFEVYFPPLFDRIVGDQIAFLARHLRVATPAR; the protein is encoded by the coding sequence ATGACCGAGCAGACCTATTTCCTCTCCGCGGGCGAACGGTGCGCGGCCTGGGTGACCCTGCCCGCCACGCCGGGGCCGCACCCGGTCGTCGTGCTGGTCCACGGCGGTGGGGCGGTGCATGACATGAAGCTGCCGGACTACGAGGCCGCGTTCAGCGCGGCGGGGCTGGCCGTCGTGGCATTCGACTACCGGCACTTCGGCGCCTCCGAGGGCGAGCCGCGCCAGCTCATGAGCGTTCGGCGGCAGCTTCAGGATGTCGACGCGGCCCTGGCGTTCGTGGCGTCACGGCCGGAACTGGACTCCGACCGGGTGGCCCTGTGGGGAACCTCGTTCGGCGCCAACCATGTGCTCACCGCGGCCGCGCGCCACCCGGAGCTGGCCGCGGCCGTGGTCCAGTGTCCGATCGTGCGCGGCCGGGCCGTGGCCTTCGCGTCCGGGTGGCGCACCATCGCGGCGCTCTTGTGGCCGATCGTGTCGGACCTGCTGCGGATCATCACCCGCAGGCCGCGGCGCTACGTGTCGCTCGCGGCCAAGCCGGGCGAGCTCGGGTTCGTGACGGTGCCGGGCGCCTACGAAGGCTGGCACGCCGTGGCCCCGGCGGACTCGGCCTTCGACAACCGGATCGCCGCCGCCTCGGCGCTCGGCGTGCTGGTCTACGACGCTTCCCGCCGGGCGCCGGACATCGGCTGCCCGCTGCTGGTGTGCGTCAGCGACAACGAGACGCTGATCGACGTCTCGCTGGTGGAGCGGGTAGCTGACCAGGCGCCCCACGGCGAGATGATCAACTACCCGGCCGACCACTTCGAGGTGTACTTCCCGCCGCTGTTCGACCGGATCGTCGGCGACCAGATCGCTTTCCTGGCAAGGCATCTGCGGGTGGCGACACCCGCGCGCTAG
- a CDS encoding TetR/AcrR family transcriptional regulator: MGRPPKFSRERLQAAALEIVDEEGLAALTMRSLAARLGTGPMTLYNHVEHRADLDLLVVDAVTASVRLPEPSDDWRVDVEGIACALWQAARAHPQAIPLILTRRSRSAAVLDVSEALACALARGGRTGADLLVAFRAVIGMVGGFAQAELTSPLAVEPAGDVIERIQAEGSRYPCLAGIAESARGSEPEAEFLGALRALLAGLNAA; encoded by the coding sequence ATGGGGCGCCCACCCAAGTTCTCCCGCGAGCGGCTGCAGGCTGCCGCCCTCGAGATCGTCGACGAGGAAGGCCTCGCCGCGCTGACCATGCGCTCACTCGCCGCGCGGCTCGGCACCGGCCCGATGACCCTCTACAACCACGTCGAGCACCGGGCCGACCTCGACCTGCTCGTCGTGGACGCCGTCACCGCGAGCGTGCGGCTGCCGGAGCCGTCCGATGACTGGAGGGTCGACGTCGAGGGGATCGCTTGCGCGCTCTGGCAGGCCGCTCGGGCGCATCCGCAGGCCATTCCCTTGATCCTCACCCGGCGCAGCCGCTCGGCCGCGGTCCTCGACGTGTCGGAGGCACTCGCCTGCGCGCTGGCCCGCGGCGGGCGCACCGGCGCGGACCTGCTGGTCGCCTTCCGCGCCGTGATCGGGATGGTGGGCGGGTTCGCGCAGGCCGAACTGACGAGTCCGCTCGCCGTGGAACCCGCTGGGGACGTGATCGAACGGATTCAGGCAGAGGGCTCGCGGTACCCCTGTCTGGCCGGGATCGCGGAGTCGGCGCGCGGCAGTGAGCCGGAGGCGGAGTTTCTCGGCGCGCTCAGGGCCCTGCTCGCCGGCTTGAACGCCGCCTAG
- a CDS encoding glycerol-3-phosphate dehydrogenase/oxidase codes for MGSDPFDVVIIGGGVVGAGAALDAATRGLTVALVEARDLASGTSSRSSKLFHGGLRYLEQLEFGLVREALRERELMLTLLAPHLVKPVSFLYPLTKRIWERPYTAAGLLLYDSLGGARSVPGQKHLTRAGALRMVPALKRNALIGGIRYFDAQADDARHTMTVARTAAHYGAVIRTSTQVVDFLHEADRVRGVRVRDVENGREVDVSANAVINCTGVWTDELQRVSGSRGRFRVRASKGVHIVVPRDRIVSESGLILRTEKSVLFVIPWRNHWIVGTTDTDWNLDLAHPAATKRDIDYILDHVNSVLATPLTHADIEGVYAGLRPLLAGESEESSKLSREHAVARVAPGLVAIAGGKYTTYRVMAADAIDAASVDLPGRLQPSITDRVPLLGADGYHALVNQADLLAARHGLHPYRVRHLLDRYGSLVHEVLNLGAGRPELLKPLDSAPDYLKVEIVYAASHEGALHVEDALARRTRISIEYPHRGVDCARQVAELMGETLGWSPEDVTREVDVYLSRVEAERDSQTQPDDQAADATRSAAPEARPHLVEPVV; via the coding sequence CTGGGCTCGGACCCGTTCGACGTGGTGATCATCGGCGGCGGTGTCGTGGGCGCCGGGGCCGCGCTCGACGCGGCCACCCGGGGGCTCACGGTCGCGCTGGTCGAGGCGCGCGACCTGGCGTCCGGGACGTCGAGCCGGTCGAGCAAGCTCTTCCACGGCGGTCTGCGCTACCTCGAACAGCTGGAGTTCGGCCTGGTCCGCGAGGCCCTGCGCGAACGCGAGCTGATGCTGACCCTCCTCGCGCCGCACCTGGTGAAGCCGGTCAGCTTCCTCTACCCGCTCACCAAGCGGATCTGGGAGCGCCCGTACACCGCCGCGGGCCTGCTGCTCTACGACAGCCTGGGCGGCGCCCGGTCGGTGCCCGGGCAGAAGCACCTGACCCGCGCGGGGGCCCTGCGGATGGTGCCCGCCCTCAAGCGCAACGCCCTGATCGGCGGCATCCGCTACTTCGACGCCCAGGCCGACGACGCCCGCCACACCATGACGGTCGCGCGCACCGCCGCCCACTACGGCGCGGTGATCAGGACGTCCACCCAGGTCGTCGACTTCCTGCACGAGGCCGACCGGGTCCGCGGTGTCCGCGTCCGCGATGTGGAGAACGGCCGCGAAGTGGATGTCAGCGCCAACGCGGTGATCAACTGCACCGGCGTCTGGACCGACGAGCTGCAGCGGGTCTCGGGCAGCCGCGGCCGCTTCCGGGTGCGCGCGAGCAAGGGCGTGCACATCGTGGTCCCGCGCGACCGGATCGTCTCGGAGTCGGGGCTGATCCTGCGCACGGAGAAGTCGGTGCTGTTCGTGATCCCGTGGCGCAACCACTGGATCGTCGGCACCACCGACACCGACTGGAACCTCGACCTCGCGCACCCGGCGGCGACCAAGCGCGACATCGACTACATCCTCGACCACGTCAACTCCGTCCTCGCGACCCCGCTCACCCACGCCGACATCGAGGGCGTCTACGCAGGGCTGCGCCCGCTGCTGGCGGGCGAGAGCGAGGAAAGCTCCAAGCTTTCCCGCGAACACGCGGTCGCCCGCGTGGCGCCGGGCCTGGTCGCCATCGCGGGCGGCAAGTACACGACGTACCGGGTGATGGCGGCCGACGCGATCGACGCGGCCTCGGTGGACCTGCCGGGCAGGCTCCAGCCGTCCATCACCGACCGGGTCCCGCTACTGGGCGCCGACGGCTACCACGCGCTGGTGAACCAGGCGGACCTGCTCGCTGCCCGGCACGGGCTGCACCCCTACCGGGTCCGGCACCTGCTCGACCGGTACGGCTCACTGGTGCACGAGGTGCTCAACCTGGGCGCGGGCAGGCCGGAACTGCTCAAGCCGCTGGACTCGGCCCCGGACTATCTGAAGGTGGAGATCGTCTACGCGGCCAGCCACGAGGGCGCCCTGCACGTGGAGGACGCGCTGGCTCGCCGAACCCGCATCTCGATCGAATACCCCCACCGGGGAGTGGACTGCGCCAGGCAGGTCGCGGAGCTGATGGGCGAAACCCTGGGCTGGTCACCGGAGGACGTGACCCGCGAGGTGGACGTCTACCTGTCCCGTGTGGAGGCCGAACGCGACTCCCAAACCCAACCCGACGACCAGGCCGCCGACGCGACCCGGTCGGCGGCTCCGGAGGCTCGGCCGCACTTGGTGGAGCCGGTGGTCTAG
- a CDS encoding MIP/aquaporin family protein: MDLNFGEIVLWELMGTAALILLGCGVVANVVLKKSLGFAGGWLLITIGWGFAVFVGASIANPTGAHINPAVTLGLAAADKLEWDKVPAYLVGQFVGAFLGAVLAWAAYKLQFDTHDEPENTRGIFSTGPTVPNYAWNLVTEIIGTFVLVFWILTSPTMTNEGGVPQFGNSALGYAAVAFVVIGIGASLGGPTGYAINPARDLGPRIAYAILPIKNKGGADWNYSWVPVVGPIVGAVLAGLLSQILPS; encoded by the coding sequence ATGGACCTCAACTTCGGCGAGATAGTCCTTTGGGAACTGATGGGCACCGCGGCGCTGATACTGCTCGGCTGCGGTGTCGTCGCGAACGTGGTGCTCAAGAAGTCGCTCGGATTCGCGGGCGGCTGGTTACTGATCACGATCGGGTGGGGTTTCGCGGTGTTCGTCGGCGCGAGCATCGCCAACCCGACCGGCGCGCACATCAACCCGGCGGTCACGCTCGGGCTGGCGGCGGCGGACAAGCTCGAGTGGGACAAGGTCCCGGCCTACCTGGTCGGCCAGTTCGTGGGCGCCTTCCTCGGCGCGGTGCTGGCCTGGGCGGCCTACAAGCTGCAGTTCGACACCCACGACGAGCCCGAGAACACCCGCGGGATCTTCTCCACCGGCCCGACGGTGCCGAACTACGCGTGGAACCTGGTCACGGAGATCATCGGCACGTTCGTGCTGGTCTTCTGGATCCTCACCAGCCCCACCATGACCAACGAGGGCGGCGTGCCGCAGTTCGGCAACTCCGCCCTGGGCTACGCGGCCGTGGCGTTCGTCGTCATCGGCATCGGCGCCTCCCTCGGTGGCCCCACCGGTTACGCCATCAACCCGGCCCGCGACCTCGGCCCCCGCATCGCGTACGCGATCCTGCCGATCAAGAACAAGGGCGGCGCGGACTGGAACTACTCGTGGGTTCCCGTCGTGGGCCCGATCGTCGGCGCCGTGCTCGCGGGCCTGCTCTCGCAGATCCTGCCTTCCTGA
- the glpK gene encoding glycerol kinase GlpK: MTKYVAAIDQGTTSTRCMIFSHAGEVVAVDQREHKQIFPKAGWVEHDPKEVWENTRAVAAGALAKADLHASDIAAVGITNQRETAVVWDRKTGEPVYNAIVWQDTRTDRIATDLGNLGDGQERYRAKTGLPLATYFSGPKIRWILDNVDGARAKAEAGDLLFGNMDTWVLWNMTGGVDGGTHVTDPTNASRTLLMDLSTLSWDADIASEMGVPLSMLPEIRSSSEEYGKVRERGALAGVPIAGILGDQQAATFGQACLSPGEAKNTYGTGNFVLLNTGTDQVMSENGLLTTVCYKIGTQAPVYALEGSIAVTGSLVQWIRDNLGMISEAAEIEEHARTVEDNGGCYFVPAFSGLFAPYWRSDARGAIVGLTRFVNKGHLARAVLEATAFQTREVIDAMNADSGVPLTALKVDGGMVGNELLMQFQADILGVPVIRPVVAETTALGAAYAAGLAVGFWESEDDIRKNWAKDKEWTPAMADEAREKTFGQWKKAVTRTFDWVEQDD, from the coding sequence ATGACCAAGTACGTGGCCGCGATCGACCAGGGCACCACGTCCACCCGCTGCATGATCTTCAGCCACGCGGGCGAGGTGGTCGCGGTCGACCAGCGCGAACACAAGCAGATCTTCCCCAAGGCGGGCTGGGTCGAGCACGACCCGAAGGAGGTCTGGGAGAACACCCGGGCGGTCGCGGCGGGCGCGCTCGCCAAAGCCGACCTGCACGCCTCCGACATCGCGGCGGTGGGCATCACCAACCAGCGCGAAACCGCGGTCGTGTGGGACCGCAAGACCGGCGAGCCGGTGTACAACGCGATCGTCTGGCAGGACACCCGGACCGACCGGATCGCCACCGACCTCGGCAACCTCGGCGACGGCCAGGAGCGCTACCGGGCGAAGACCGGCCTGCCGCTGGCGACGTACTTCTCCGGCCCCAAGATCCGCTGGATCCTCGACAACGTCGACGGCGCGCGCGCCAAGGCGGAGGCGGGCGACCTGCTGTTCGGCAACATGGACACCTGGGTGCTGTGGAACATGACCGGCGGCGTCGACGGCGGCACGCACGTCACCGACCCGACCAACGCCTCCCGGACCCTGCTGATGGACCTGTCGACGCTGTCGTGGGACGCCGACATCGCTTCGGAGATGGGCGTTCCGCTGTCGATGCTGCCGGAGATCCGGTCGTCGTCGGAGGAGTACGGCAAGGTCCGCGAACGCGGCGCGCTCGCCGGTGTCCCCATCGCCGGAATCCTCGGCGACCAGCAGGCGGCCACCTTCGGCCAGGCGTGTCTGTCGCCGGGGGAGGCCAAGAACACTTACGGCACCGGCAATTTCGTCCTCCTCAACACCGGCACGGACCAGGTGATGAGCGAGAACGGTTTGCTCACAACGGTTTGCTACAAGATCGGCACCCAGGCGCCGGTGTACGCGCTCGAAGGTTCGATCGCGGTCACCGGGTCGCTGGTCCAGTGGATCCGGGACAACCTGGGGATGATCAGCGAGGCGGCGGAGATCGAGGAGCACGCGCGCACGGTCGAGGACAACGGCGGCTGCTACTTCGTGCCCGCGTTCTCCGGCCTGTTCGCCCCCTACTGGCGCTCCGACGCCCGCGGCGCGATCGTGGGCCTGACCCGGTTCGTCAACAAGGGCCACCTCGCGCGCGCGGTCCTGGAGGCCACGGCTTTCCAGACCCGCGAGGTCATCGACGCCATGAACGCCGACTCCGGCGTGCCGCTGACCGCGCTCAAGGTCGACGGCGGCATGGTCGGCAACGAACTGCTGATGCAGTTCCAAGCCGACATCCTCGGCGTCCCTGTGATCCGCCCGGTCGTCGCGGAGACGACCGCACTGGGCGCGGCGTACGCGGCCGGTCTCGCGGTCGGGTTCTGGGAAAGCGAGGACGACATCCGCAAGAACTGGGCCAAGGACAAGGAATGGACCCCGGCGATGGCGGACGAGGCGCGCGAGAAGACGTTCGGGCAGTGGAAGAAGGCGGTCACTCGCACCTTCGACTGGGTCGAGCAGGACGACTGA
- a CDS encoding serine hydrolase has product MNVTRRSALGLGAVVGATALGVGATTQASASTPATAAQACSKIKSAYDRETTKAAGTWASFITVTGEAAPAVAARADEVVEAYSVNKIAVATAVLDKVDRGLLTLDQRVDVTADIVSHDGDGIFGYDGAYPSSVTLGHVLANLLTVSDNTAVRLCGLVVPAAELNEILRAKGFVHTQVKPVANPNRFYLGKTTARETHTMLQRLVDGTLLSATSSAHMLKVLRSLTSFTDGIRLNMSSAERVRVATKAGWFADGRNEAGIVFDTAGKAAITFALFASGQFAGDATANKDNYSATHPALRARQVIGRTLLDSVPPVSTPSARTFSVPQYHPSNGG; this is encoded by the coding sequence ATGAACGTCACACGAAGGTCCGCTCTGGGCCTCGGCGCCGTAGTCGGCGCCACCGCACTGGGGGTCGGCGCCACCACACAGGCGTCGGCGAGCACTCCTGCCACGGCAGCGCAGGCCTGCTCCAAGATCAAATCTGCTTATGACCGCGAGACGACCAAGGCCGCCGGCACCTGGGCGTCCTTCATCACCGTGACCGGGGAGGCCGCTCCCGCCGTCGCGGCGCGCGCCGACGAGGTCGTCGAGGCGTACAGCGTCAACAAGATCGCTGTCGCCACGGCCGTGCTCGACAAGGTCGACCGGGGTCTGCTGACCCTGGACCAGCGCGTCGACGTCACCGCGGACATCGTCAGCCACGACGGCGACGGCATCTTCGGCTACGACGGCGCCTACCCGAGCTCGGTCACCCTCGGGCACGTCCTGGCCAACCTGCTGACGGTCTCGGACAACACCGCCGTGCGCCTGTGCGGGCTGGTCGTCCCGGCCGCCGAGCTCAACGAGATCCTGCGCGCCAAGGGTTTCGTCCACACGCAGGTCAAGCCGGTCGCCAACCCCAACCGGTTCTACCTGGGCAAGACGACCGCGCGTGAGACGCACACGATGCTGCAGCGGCTCGTCGACGGGACGCTGCTCTCGGCCACGTCGAGCGCGCACATGCTGAAGGTGCTGCGCTCGCTGACCTCGTTCACCGACGGCATCCGGCTCAACATGAGCTCCGCGGAGCGGGTGCGGGTGGCGACCAAGGCGGGCTGGTTCGCCGACGGCCGCAACGAGGCGGGCATCGTCTTCGACACCGCGGGCAAGGCGGCCATCACGTTCGCCCTGTTCGCCTCCGGGCAGTTCGCCGGGGACGCCACGGCGAACAAGGACAACTACAGCGCCACCCACCCGGCGCTGCGGGCCCGTCAGGTGATCGGCCGGACCCTGCTCGACTCGGTGCCCCCGGTCAGCACCCCGAGCGCACGCACGTTCAGCGTTCCCCAGTACCACCCGTCCAACGGCGGCTGA
- a CDS encoding NAD(P)H-quinone dehydrogenase: MSRIVIMGGGPAGYEAALVAAQHGADVTVVERDGLGGACVLYDCVPSKTFIASAGARSAFRDADELGIGVEDVDSSVNLPVVRGRVRGLALAQSADIRNRIQREGVRLLTGYGRFCNDRPGMAAHRVAVTTNEGTEEVLDADVVLIATGANPRVIAGAEPDGKRVLDWRQIYDLPELPEHLVVVGSGVTGAEFASAFIEMGVKVTVISSRDRVLPHEDADAAAVLEDVFSERGTTLVKHARAEKIERDDTGVKVHLKGGEIVEASHALMTVGSVPNTGDIGLDKIGIELGPGGFINVDRVSRTSVPGVYAAGDCTGVLMLASVAAMQGRIAMWHALGEGVAPIKLKTVAANVFTHPEIATVGISQQAIDSGEVPARTVMLPLATNARAKMEGLRRGFVKLFCRPATGVVIGGVIVAPSASELILPIALAVQNQLTVDDLALTFSVYPSLSGSITEAGRQLMRHDDLD, translated from the coding sequence GTGAGCCGGATCGTGATCATGGGTGGAGGTCCCGCGGGTTACGAGGCGGCCCTGGTCGCGGCCCAGCACGGCGCCGATGTCACCGTGGTCGAGCGGGACGGCCTCGGCGGGGCCTGCGTTCTCTACGACTGCGTGCCGTCGAAGACCTTCATCGCCTCCGCGGGCGCCCGCTCGGCCTTCCGCGACGCCGATGAGCTGGGGATCGGCGTCGAGGACGTCGACTCCTCGGTCAACCTGCCGGTCGTGCGCGGCCGGGTGCGCGGGCTCGCGCTGGCCCAGTCCGCCGACATCCGCAACCGCATCCAGCGCGAGGGCGTGCGCCTGCTGACCGGCTACGGCCGCTTCTGCAACGACCGCCCCGGCATGGCCGCCCACCGCGTCGCCGTGACCACCAACGAGGGCACCGAAGAGGTGCTCGACGCCGACGTCGTCCTCATCGCCACCGGCGCGAACCCGCGGGTCATCGCGGGCGCCGAGCCGGACGGCAAGCGGGTGCTCGACTGGCGCCAGATCTACGACCTCCCCGAACTGCCCGAGCACCTCGTGGTCGTCGGCTCCGGCGTGACCGGCGCCGAGTTCGCCTCCGCGTTCATCGAGATGGGCGTCAAGGTCACCGTCATCTCCAGCCGCGACCGCGTCCTGCCGCACGAGGACGCCGACGCCGCCGCCGTGTTGGAGGACGTGTTCTCCGAGCGCGGCACCACGCTGGTCAAGCACGCGCGCGCCGAGAAGATCGAGCGCGACGACACCGGCGTCAAGGTCCACCTCAAGGGCGGCGAGATCGTCGAGGCGTCGCACGCGCTGATGACCGTCGGCTCGGTGCCCAACACCGGCGACATCGGCCTGGACAAGATCGGCATCGAGCTGGGGCCGGGTGGCTTCATCAACGTCGACCGGGTCTCGCGCACCAGCGTTCCCGGCGTCTACGCGGCGGGCGACTGCACCGGGGTGCTGATGCTGGCCTCGGTCGCGGCCATGCAGGGCCGCATCGCGATGTGGCACGCGCTGGGCGAGGGCGTCGCGCCGATCAAGCTCAAGACCGTGGCCGCCAACGTCTTCACCCACCCGGAGATCGCGACCGTCGGCATCAGCCAGCAGGCCATCGACTCCGGCGAGGTGCCCGCCCGCACCGTCATGCTGCCGTTGGCCACCAACGCCCGAGCCAAGATGGAGGGCCTGCGGCGGGGTTTCGTGAAGCTGTTCTGTCGTCCGGCGACCGGTGTGGTCATCGGTGGCGTGATCGTGGCGCCGAGCGCGAGCGAGCTGATCCTGCCTATCGCGCTCGCGGTTCAGAACCAGCTGACGGTGGACGACTTGGCGCTGACCTTCTCGGTGTACCCGTCGCTGTCGGGTTCCATCACCGAAGCGGGTCGCCAGCTGATGCGTCACGACGACCTGGACTGA